Proteins encoded within one genomic window of Brachybacterium avium:
- a CDS encoding RES family NAD+ phosphorylase, whose protein sequence is MDPTAPYGPLHIPPGQGAGRWDNPDLYALRYFSTTPDGAIAETFGHLATWSPGMLLVPGDADAVRALSTYEVPGASRFADLADPNVLRDLGVGRVTEVTERNKRRTQRLAAKIYDRGSWEGISWWSYYHPAITLVATWLRDGISCTETRPLSMDAPEIDEAARLIVRTVR, encoded by the coding sequence ATGGATCCCACCGCTCCGTACGGTCCGTTGCACATCCCACCCGGACAGGGTGCTGGCCGCTGGGACAATCCCGACCTCTACGCCCTGCGGTACTTCTCGACGACTCCCGACGGCGCGATCGCGGAGACCTTCGGGCATCTGGCGACCTGGTCCCCCGGCATGCTGCTGGTACCGGGCGACGCCGATGCAGTCCGGGCGCTGAGCACCTATGAGGTCCCCGGTGCCTCCCGATTCGCCGATCTCGCGGACCCGAACGTGCTGCGCGACCTGGGCGTCGGGCGCGTCACCGAAGTCACCGAGCGCAATAAGCGACGCACCCAGCGCCTCGCAGCGAAGATCTATGACCGGGGCTCGTGGGAGGGCATCTCCTGGTGGTCCTATTACCACCCCGCCATCACACTGGTCGCGACCTGGTTGAGGGACGGCATCTCGTGCACCGAGACCCGTCCGCTGAGCATGGACGCACCCGAGATCGACGAGGCCGCCCGGCTGATCGTGCGCACGGTGCGCTGA
- a CDS encoding helix-turn-helix domain-containing protein, whose translation MSTIDQPARPDSELFTLKVRSTSRALGSQAKLATWAGVSRSQTTRWAEGTTVPSPDAARAVTDLEFIISRARMVWDDSVILDWLNGQNAFLDGATPLAMIRRGRTSEVLDAISGDEAGVYA comes from the coding sequence GTGAGCACCATCGACCAGCCCGCGAGGCCCGACTCGGAACTGTTCACGTTGAAGGTCCGCTCGACCTCTCGGGCCCTGGGCAGTCAGGCGAAGCTCGCGACCTGGGCCGGCGTGAGCCGCTCCCAGACGACCAGGTGGGCCGAAGGCACCACCGTGCCGTCACCGGACGCCGCCCGCGCCGTCACCGACCTCGAGTTCATCATCTCGCGTGCCCGCATGGTCTGGGATGACTCGGTGATCCTCGACTGGCTGAACGGTCAAAACGCGTTCCTCGACGGTGCCACCCCGCTGGCGATGATCCGCCGCGGACGTACGTCCGAGGTCCTCGACGCCATCAGCGGCGACGAGGCCGGCGTCTACGCCTGA
- a CDS encoding cation:proton antiporter, whose translation MHESTILIENLLSMWWIAAAAVLAPVLALLTRRTIPDVVWLLVLGMVIGPHALGLADSTEAVAFLRELGLGFLFLLAGFEVNTSDMRSRAGRSAALTWLLCVGLGVGAGLLIAGGDWQIAAVLGIAATSTALGTLLPILKDSGVLGAPLGKATMIHGAFGELLPVVAMSLLLTTRATLQAAAVLVLFAVLAVVIVAVPARLFRKVPLLGRAFAAASDSTMQTIVRITVWVMISLMLLTAVLELDVALGAFAAGLLLHAALRGGAPEHVEEIMHKVEVLGFGLLIPVFFLTSGMSIDVIAVLGVWPLLLGFVGMIVVVRGLPVLARELWTPTGSGLETPREKVALGLYAATGLPIIVAVTQIAASSGLISVTVASAMVTGGAITVLVFPLLASRLSRSPEEAGRAQS comes from the coding sequence ATGCATGAGTCCACGATCCTCATCGAGAACCTGCTGTCGATGTGGTGGATCGCCGCAGCGGCGGTGCTCGCCCCGGTCCTCGCACTGCTGACACGCCGCACCATCCCGGACGTGGTGTGGCTGCTGGTGCTGGGCATGGTGATCGGCCCGCATGCGCTCGGCCTCGCCGACAGCACCGAGGCCGTCGCCTTCCTGCGCGAGCTCGGGCTCGGATTCCTGTTCCTGCTGGCCGGCTTCGAGGTGAACACCTCCGATATGCGCAGCCGGGCCGGGCGCAGCGCGGCCCTGACCTGGCTGCTGTGCGTCGGCCTCGGGGTGGGGGCCGGGCTGCTGATCGCCGGGGGCGACTGGCAGATCGCCGCCGTGCTCGGCATCGCCGCGACCTCCACCGCGCTGGGCACCCTGCTGCCGATCCTCAAGGACTCCGGTGTGCTCGGCGCCCCGCTGGGCAAGGCGACCATGATCCACGGCGCCTTCGGCGAGCTGCTGCCCGTGGTCGCGATGTCCCTGCTGCTGACCACGCGCGCCACCCTCCAGGCGGCGGCCGTGCTGGTGCTGTTCGCGGTGCTGGCAGTGGTGATCGTGGCCGTCCCGGCCCGGCTCTTCCGCAAGGTGCCGCTGCTGGGCCGGGCCTTCGCCGCCGCCTCCGACTCGACGATGCAGACCATCGTGCGGATCACGGTGTGGGTGATGATCTCGCTGATGCTGCTGACCGCGGTGCTGGAGCTGGACGTCGCCCTCGGGGCCTTCGCCGCCGGCCTGCTGCTGCACGCCGCGCTGCGCGGCGGCGCACCGGAGCACGTCGAGGAGATCATGCACAAGGTGGAGGTGCTCGGGTTCGGTCTGCTGATCCCGGTCTTCTTCCTCACCAGCGGGATGAGCATCGACGTGATCGCCGTGCTCGGCGTCTGGCCGCTGCTGCTGGGGTTCGTGGGGATGATCGTGGTGGTGCGGGGCCTGCCGGTGCTCGCACGCGAGCTGTGGACGCCCACCGGGTCGGGCCTGGAGACCCCGCGGGAGAAGGTGGCGCTGGGCCTGTACGCCGCGACCGGGCTGCCGATCATCGTGGCGGTCACCCAGATCGCCGCGAGCTCGGGGCTGATCTCGGTCACCGTCGCCTCGGCGATGGTCACCGGCGGAGCGATCACGGTGCTGGTGTTCCCGCTGCTGGCCTCGCGGCTCTCCCGCAGCCCGGAGGAGGCGGGGAGAGCGCAGAGCTGA
- a CDS encoding metal-dependent transcriptional regulator produces MSVSELSTSAQNYLKAVWSLAEWSKEPVTTSAIAERVGVRLSTVSDAVRKLADQGLLEHTRYGAIGLSATGRAHALSMVRRHRLIETFLVETLGYGWEEVHDEAEHLEHAVSDLLVDRIDALLGRPARDPHGDPIPTADGEVELPDARLLSEVPAGTSVVVERISDADPRLLSFCAEHGITVGATLEVRTGPAFSDSLEVTVPGSSAGVPLGRSATDAIWASIPA; encoded by the coding sequence ATGTCGGTCTCAGAGCTCTCCACCAGCGCCCAGAACTATCTCAAGGCGGTCTGGAGCCTGGCGGAATGGTCGAAGGAGCCGGTGACCACCTCCGCCATCGCCGAACGGGTGGGGGTGCGACTGTCGACGGTCTCCGACGCGGTGCGCAAGCTCGCCGACCAGGGCCTGCTCGAGCACACCCGGTACGGCGCGATCGGGCTCAGCGCGACGGGCCGCGCGCACGCGCTGTCGATGGTGCGCCGTCACCGCCTGATCGAGACGTTCCTGGTGGAGACCCTCGGCTACGGCTGGGAGGAGGTCCACGACGAGGCCGAGCATCTCGAGCACGCCGTCTCCGACCTGCTGGTCGACCGGATCGATGCGCTCCTGGGCCGCCCCGCGCGCGACCCCCACGGCGATCCGATCCCCACCGCCGACGGCGAGGTCGAGCTCCCCGACGCCCGCCTGCTGTCCGAGGTCCCGGCCGGGACCTCCGTGGTCGTCGAGCGCATCTCCGACGCCGATCCGCGGCTGCTGTCCTTCTGCGCCGAGCACGGCATCACCGTCGGTGCGACCCTCGAGGTGCGCACCGGCCCGGCGTTCTCCGACTCCCTCGAGGTCACCGTGCCCGGATCCTCGGCCGGGGTGCCGCTGGGGCGCTCCGCGACCGACGCGATCTGGGCGAGCATCCCCGCCTGA